A region of Paraburkholderia largidicola DNA encodes the following proteins:
- a CDS encoding peptide ABC transporter ATP-binding protein: MNAVPETRRPDGDRPGKPAGDHVLIADNLARFYDVKRGMFGHGTVKALNGVSFHLERGKTLAVVGESGCGKSTLARQLTMIEAPSAGRLLIDGEDVAGASREKIAQLRRRVQMVFQNPFASLNPRKTVEQTLGEPLAINTQLSVSERGERIAHMMRIVGLRPEHAKRYPHMFSGGQRQRVAIARAMILDPQIVVADEPVSALDVSIQAQILNLFMDLQDQFKTSYVFISHNLSVVEHIADDVMVMYFGGVAELGDKKRIFSKPRHPYTRALMSATPSIFEADRRIQIKLQGEMPSPLNPPSGCTFHQRCPYAIERCRKEEPKLREVDGRQVSCHRAEEVGDDANA, from the coding sequence ATGAATGCAGTACCCGAAACGCGGCGCCCCGATGGCGATAGGCCCGGCAAGCCCGCAGGCGATCACGTGCTGATCGCCGACAACCTCGCGCGTTTCTACGACGTGAAGCGCGGCATGTTCGGCCACGGCACCGTCAAGGCGCTGAACGGCGTGTCGTTTCATCTGGAGCGCGGCAAGACGCTCGCCGTGGTCGGCGAATCCGGTTGCGGCAAATCGACGCTCGCGCGTCAGCTGACGATGATCGAAGCGCCGTCGGCCGGACGTCTGCTGATCGACGGCGAAGACGTCGCGGGCGCGAGCCGCGAAAAAATCGCGCAGTTGCGCCGCCGCGTGCAGATGGTGTTCCAGAACCCGTTTGCGTCGCTCAATCCGCGCAAGACCGTCGAGCAGACGCTGGGCGAGCCGCTCGCGATCAACACGCAATTGAGCGTGAGCGAGCGCGGCGAGCGCATTGCGCACATGATGCGCATCGTCGGCCTGCGGCCCGAGCACGCGAAGCGCTATCCGCATATGTTCTCGGGCGGCCAGCGTCAGCGTGTCGCGATTGCGCGCGCGATGATTCTCGATCCGCAGATCGTCGTCGCCGATGAACCCGTCTCCGCGCTCGACGTGTCGATCCAGGCGCAGATCCTGAACCTGTTCATGGACCTGCAGGATCAGTTCAAGACGAGCTACGTGTTCATCTCGCACAATCTGTCGGTGGTCGAGCATATCGCCGACGACGTGATGGTGATGTACTTCGGCGGCGTGGCCGAGCTCGGCGACAAGAAGCGCATCTTCAGCAAGCCGCGTCATCCATACACGCGCGCGCTGATGTCGGCGACACCGTCGATCTTCGAAGCCGACCGCCGCATCCAGATCAAGCTGCAAGGTGAAATGCCGTCGCCGCTCAATCCGCCGTCGGGCTGTACGTTTCACCAGCGTTGCCCGTATGCTATCGAGCGTTGCCGCAAAGAAGAGCCGAAGCTGCGTGAAGTGGATGGTCGCCAGGTATCGTGTCACCGCGCCGAGGAGGTGGGGGACGACGCGAATGCATGA
- a CDS encoding ABC transporter permease subunit — protein MADIQNTVPQAVTPPSGRALAAREFWSNFSRNRGAVGAGVIVLILIFVAIFAPLIAPHSPIEQYRDSVKIPPAWLDGGNWKFILGTDEAGRDILSRLMYGARLSFWIGFVSVVLALIPGVVLGLIAAFFEKWADTPIMRIMDVLLALPSLLLAVAVVAIIGPGLVNTMLAIAIVALPGYVRLTRASALGELHKEYVMASRVAGAGTARLMFSQVLPNCTAPLIVQATLGFSSAILDAAALGFLGLGVQPPSAEWGAMLASARDYIDSAWWIVTMPGLAILISVLAINLLGDGLRDALDPKLKRMA, from the coding sequence GTGGCAGACATTCAAAATACAGTCCCCCAGGCAGTAACACCGCCCAGCGGCCGTGCACTGGCCGCCCGTGAATTCTGGTCCAACTTCTCGCGCAATCGTGGCGCAGTCGGCGCGGGCGTCATCGTGCTGATCCTGATCTTCGTCGCGATCTTCGCGCCGTTGATCGCGCCGCACAGCCCGATCGAGCAATACCGCGATTCCGTGAAGATTCCTCCCGCCTGGCTCGACGGCGGCAACTGGAAGTTCATTCTCGGCACCGACGAAGCAGGCCGCGACATCCTCTCGCGCCTGATGTACGGCGCGCGCCTGTCGTTCTGGATCGGCTTCGTTTCGGTGGTACTCGCGCTGATTCCCGGCGTCGTGCTCGGTCTGATCGCCGCGTTCTTCGAGAAATGGGCCGACACGCCCATCATGCGCATCATGGACGTGCTGCTCGCGCTGCCGTCGCTGCTGCTCGCGGTGGCAGTGGTTGCCATCATCGGTCCGGGTCTGGTGAACACGATGCTTGCGATCGCGATCGTCGCGCTGCCGGGCTATGTGCGTCTGACGCGTGCGTCGGCGCTCGGCGAACTGCACAAGGAATACGTGATGGCGTCGCGTGTCGCGGGTGCCGGCACGGCTCGCCTGATGTTTTCGCAGGTGCTGCCGAACTGCACGGCGCCGCTGATCGTGCAGGCGACGCTCGGTTTTTCGTCGGCGATTCTCGATGCCGCCGCGCTCGGCTTCCTCGGCCTCGGCGTGCAGCCGCCGTCGGCGGAGTGGGGCGCGATGCTCGCGTCGGCACGCGACTACATCGACAGCGCATGGTGGATCGTCACCATGCCCGGTCTCGCCATCCTGATCTCGGTGCTCGCGATCAACCTGCTCGGCGACGGGCTGCGCGACGCACTCGACCCGAAACTCAAGCGGATGGCCTGA
- a CDS encoding ABC transporter permease subunit — MFRFVLRRIGMVIPTFIGITILAFALIHLIPGDPIEVMMGERGVDPAMHAAAMHRLGLDEPLPIQYLHYVGHALQGNLGTSIITNTSVMDEFLARFPATVELSICAMLFALIVGLPAGVFAALRRGTAVDHGVMGTALTGYSMPIFWWGLILIMFFSAKLGWTPVSGRIAVEYDIPHVTGFLLIDSLLPGTDEGSFRSALSHLILPSIVLGTIPLAVVARMTRSSMLEVLREDYIRTARAKGLSPGRVIVVHALRNALIPVVTVIGLQVGTLLAGAVLTETLFSWPGIGKWLIDAIGRRDYPVVQGGILMIATLVIVVNLVVDLLYGVLNPRIRHTR; from the coding sequence ATGTTCCGATTCGTTTTGCGCCGCATCGGGATGGTCATACCGACTTTCATCGGTATCACGATCCTCGCGTTCGCGCTCATTCACCTGATTCCGGGCGACCCCATCGAAGTCATGATGGGCGAGCGCGGCGTCGACCCGGCCATGCACGCCGCCGCGATGCATCGCCTCGGGCTCGACGAACCGCTGCCCATCCAGTACCTCCATTACGTCGGCCACGCGCTGCAGGGGAACCTCGGCACGTCGATCATCACCAATACCAGCGTGATGGACGAATTCCTGGCCCGTTTCCCCGCCACCGTCGAGCTATCGATCTGCGCGATGCTGTTCGCGTTGATCGTCGGCCTGCCGGCGGGCGTGTTCGCTGCGCTGCGGCGCGGCACGGCAGTCGATCACGGCGTGATGGGCACCGCGCTCACTGGCTACTCGATGCCGATTTTCTGGTGGGGCTTGATCCTCATCATGTTCTTCTCGGCAAAGCTCGGCTGGACGCCCGTGTCGGGTCGCATCGCGGTCGAATACGACATTCCGCACGTGACCGGATTCCTGCTGATCGACTCGCTGCTGCCCGGCACGGACGAAGGCTCGTTCCGCTCGGCGCTGTCGCACCTGATCCTGCCGTCGATCGTGCTCGGCACGATTCCGCTCGCGGTGGTCGCGCGGATGACGCGTTCGTCGATGCTCGAAGTGCTGCGCGAAGACTACATCCGCACGGCGCGCGCGAAGGGCTTGTCGCCGGGACGCGTAATCGTCGTGCATGCGCTGCGTAACGCGCTGATTCCCGTCGTGACGGTGATCGGTCTGCAGGTCGGCACGCTGCTCGCGGGCGCTGTGCTGACGGAGACGCTGTTCTCGTGGCCGGGCATCGGCAAATGGCTGATCGACGCGATCGGCCGGCGCGACTATCCCGTCGTGCAGGGCGGTATCCTGATGATCGCGACACTCGTGATCGTCGTGAACCTCGTCGTCGACCTGTTGTACGGCGTGCTGAATCCACGCATCCGTCATACGAGGTGA
- a CDS encoding ABC transporter ATP-binding protein — protein MSNANLLTIRNLAVNFSGLPAVDRINLNVAPGEVVGVVGESGSGKSVTMMALMGLIDAPGKVTADEVTFDGKDLLNATPKQRRTIIGKDVAMVFQDALTSLNPSYTVGYQIKEVLKLHEGLRGDALHKRALELLDQVGIPDAKNRINTFPHQMSGGMNQRVMIAMAVACNPKLLIADEPTTALDVTIQAQIMQLLVQLQKDRGMALVLISHDLAVVSEVAQRVAVMYAGEVIETNRVPDIFKAPHHPYTEALLAAIPEHNVGAVRLAALPGMVPGRDDRPKGCLFAPRCKYVVDECNKARPALSPLADHDPAAQVRCIKPLNLIRDAIQPGGAR, from the coding sequence ATGAGCAACGCTAACCTTTTGACCATCCGCAATCTCGCGGTGAACTTCAGCGGCCTGCCCGCTGTCGATCGAATCAATCTGAACGTGGCGCCGGGCGAAGTGGTCGGCGTCGTGGGCGAATCGGGCTCGGGCAAGAGCGTGACGATGATGGCGCTGATGGGCCTGATCGACGCGCCCGGCAAGGTCACCGCCGACGAAGTCACCTTCGACGGCAAGGACCTGCTGAACGCGACGCCCAAGCAACGCCGCACGATCATCGGCAAAGACGTGGCGATGGTGTTTCAGGACGCGCTGACGAGCCTGAATCCCAGCTACACCGTCGGCTATCAGATCAAGGAAGTGCTGAAGCTGCACGAAGGGCTGCGCGGCGACGCGCTGCACAAGCGTGCGCTCGAACTGCTCGATCAGGTTGGCATTCCCGACGCGAAGAACCGCATCAACACGTTCCCGCATCAGATGTCGGGCGGCATGAACCAGCGCGTGATGATCGCGATGGCGGTCGCGTGCAACCCGAAGCTGCTGATCGCCGACGAGCCGACCACGGCGCTCGACGTGACCATTCAGGCGCAGATCATGCAACTGCTCGTGCAGTTGCAAAAAGATCGCGGCATGGCGCTCGTGCTGATTTCGCACGATCTGGCCGTCGTGTCGGAAGTCGCGCAGCGCGTGGCCGTGATGTACGCGGGCGAAGTCATCGAAACGAACCGTGTGCCCGATATCTTCAAGGCGCCGCATCATCCGTACACGGAAGCGCTGCTGGCCGCGATTCCCGAGCACAACGTCGGCGCAGTGCGGCTGGCCGCGCTGCCGGGCATGGTGCCGGGACGCGACGACCGTCCCAAAGGGTGTCTCTTCGCGCCACGCTGCAAATACGTCGTCGACGAATGCAACAAGGCGCGTCCCGCACTTTCGCCGCTGGCCGATCACGACCCCGCCGCCCAGGTTCGCTGCATCAAGCCGCTGAACCTGATTCGCGATGCCATTCAACCGGGAGGCGCACGATGA
- a CDS encoding phage holin family protein: MTVLLTWVINALALLIITYLVPSIHIRSFGTALIVALVLGLINAVLRPVLILLTLPVTILTLGLFILVVNALCFWLCASLLKGFEVSGFWSAFFGSILYSIVSWLLSALIFGNRGLS, translated from the coding sequence ATGACTGTATTGCTGACCTGGGTGATCAATGCGCTCGCGCTGCTGATCATCACCTACCTCGTGCCGTCGATCCACATTCGCAGTTTCGGCACTGCGCTGATCGTCGCGCTCGTGCTGGGGCTCATCAATGCCGTCTTGCGGCCGGTGCTGATCCTGCTGACGTTGCCCGTCACGATTCTCACGCTTGGGCTCTTCATACTGGTGGTGAATGCGCTGTGCTTCTGGCTGTGCGCGTCGCTGCTGAAGGGCTTCGAAGTGTCGGGATTCTGGTCGGCGTTCTTCGGCTCGATCCTGTACAGCATCGTTTCGTGGCTGTTGTCCGCGCTCATCTTCGGCAACCGCGGCCTGAGCTGA
- a CDS encoding ABC transporter substrate-binding protein, whose translation MPMSSTLSAVRNAVRKSCLPVLSTAALLAACFAPELSAAASLPDKTVVFCSEGSPAGFDTAQYTTSVEFSAGSYTVYNRLVEFGHGSTDIEPGLAEKWDVSSDGLQYTFHLRKGVKFQTTSFFKPTRDFNADDVVFTYTRMLDPEQPFRKAYNVPFPYFSDLGLAKNITKVEALDPYTVRFTLKEVDAPFLQQIAMPFASILSAEYADQLLKAGKASDINLFPVGTGPFIFRSYTKDDSIRFDGNPNYWKPGVVKVSKLIFAITVDPSVRLQKLKRNECQVMSYPKPADIAQIQADSSIALPHQVGFNLGFIAYNTTKKPLDNVLVRRALDMAVNKKAIIDSVYQGAGQAATNPMPPTQWGYDKSLKDAPYDVDKAKGLLKQAGYPDGFDLTLWAMPVSRPYNPNARLMAEMLQADWAKIGVKTKIVTYEWGEYIRRGHSGEHEAMLIGWTGDYGDPDNWLGVLLGCDAVNGSNFSKWCYKPFDDLIKAARSTTDTATRTKDYTEAQQIFKDQVPFTPIAHSTVYQPLSKAVTGFKIDPFGPTQFWNVGLK comes from the coding sequence ATGCCCATGTCATCGACGCTGTCTGCAGTTCGAAATGCAGTTCGCAAGTCCTGCCTGCCTGTGCTGTCCACCGCCGCGCTACTCGCGGCCTGCTTTGCGCCTGAACTGTCTGCGGCAGCCTCACTCCCCGACAAAACAGTCGTCTTCTGCTCCGAAGGCAGTCCAGCCGGATTCGACACCGCCCAATACACCACCAGCGTCGAGTTCAGCGCCGGCTCGTACACCGTCTATAACCGGCTCGTCGAGTTCGGCCACGGCAGCACCGACATCGAGCCGGGTCTCGCCGAAAAATGGGACGTCTCCAGCGACGGCCTGCAATACACGTTTCACCTGCGTAAAGGCGTGAAGTTCCAGACCACGTCGTTCTTCAAGCCGACCCGCGACTTCAACGCGGACGACGTCGTGTTCACGTATACGCGCATGCTCGACCCGGAACAGCCGTTCCGTAAGGCCTACAACGTACCGTTTCCATACTTCAGCGATCTCGGCCTCGCAAAGAACATCACCAAAGTCGAAGCACTCGACCCCTACACCGTTCGCTTCACGCTGAAAGAAGTCGACGCACCGTTCCTGCAGCAGATCGCGATGCCGTTCGCATCGATCCTGTCGGCTGAATACGCGGACCAGCTGTTGAAGGCCGGCAAGGCCTCCGACATCAACCTCTTTCCCGTCGGCACGGGGCCGTTCATCTTCCGCAGCTATACGAAGGACGATTCGATCCGCTTCGACGGCAACCCGAACTATTGGAAACCCGGCGTCGTGAAGGTGAGCAAGCTGATCTTCGCGATTACGGTCGATCCGTCCGTGCGTCTGCAAAAGCTCAAGCGCAACGAATGCCAGGTGATGAGCTACCCGAAGCCGGCCGACATCGCGCAGATTCAGGCGGATTCGTCGATCGCCTTGCCGCATCAGGTGGGCTTCAATCTGGGCTTCATCGCGTACAACACGACGAAAAAGCCGCTCGACAACGTGCTCGTGCGCCGCGCGCTCGACATGGCCGTCAACAAGAAGGCGATCATCGATTCGGTCTACCAGGGCGCGGGTCAGGCGGCAACCAATCCGATGCCGCCCACCCAGTGGGGCTACGACAAGAGCCTGAAAGACGCCCCCTACGACGTCGACAAGGCCAAAGGGCTGCTCAAGCAGGCGGGTTACCCGGACGGCTTCGACCTGACGCTGTGGGCGATGCCCGTTTCACGCCCGTACAACCCGAACGCGCGCCTGATGGCTGAAATGCTGCAGGCCGACTGGGCGAAGATCGGCGTGAAGACGAAAATCGTCACCTACGAGTGGGGTGAGTACATCCGCCGCGGACACAGCGGCGAGCACGAGGCGATGCTGATCGGCTGGACGGGCGACTACGGCGACCCCGACAACTGGCTCGGCGTGCTACTCGGCTGCGACGCGGTGAACGGCAGCAATTTCTCCAAATGGTGCTACAAGCCGTTCGACGACCTCATCAAGGCGGCCCGCAGTACCACCGATACGGCCACGCGCACCAAGGACTACACCGAGGCGCAGCAGATCTTCAAGGATCAGGTGCCATTTACGCCGATCGCGCATTCGACCGTCTACCAGCCCCTGTCGAAGGCCGTCACCGGCTTCAAGATCGACCCGTTCGGCCCAACCCAGTTCTGGAACGTCGGTCTCAAGTAG
- a CDS encoding ABC transporter substrate-binding protein codes for MKQNKLLRAARLTMLVATAAASMAGTQLANAADIPNKTLVYCSEGSPAGFDPAQYTTGVDFTANTFTVYNRLVEFERGGTKVEPGLAEKWDVSPDGKTYTFHLRHGVKFHTTSWFKPTREFNADDVVFTFQRMLDTNQPFRKAYPVQFPYFTDMGLDKLIDKVEKVDPYTVKFTLKEVNAPFIQNLAMEYASVLSAEYADSLLKDGKAADINQKPVGTGPFIFRSYTKDATIRFDGNPDYWKPNTVKISKLIFSITPDAGVRVQKLKAGECQVMSYPRPADIAPLKADSNIDMPSQPGFNLGYLAYNVSHKPVDKLEVRQALDMAINKKAIIDSVYQGAGQAATNPMPPTQWSYDKSLKLPAYDTEKAKALLAKAGFPNGFDITLWAMPVQRAYNPNGKLMAEMIQADWAKIGVKAKIVTYEWGEYIKRAHAGEDDTMLIGWTGDNGDPDNWLGTLLGCDAVNGNNFSKWCYKPFDELVQKGRETTGQADRTKAYVQAQQIFAQQLPFSPIAHSTVYQPVSKKVVDMRIEPLGYARFDGVSMK; via the coding sequence ATGAAGCAAAACAAACTGTTGCGCGCGGCACGGCTCACGATGCTGGTCGCGACGGCAGCGGCATCGATGGCGGGGACTCAACTGGCGAACGCCGCCGATATCCCGAACAAAACCCTCGTCTACTGCTCGGAAGGCAGTCCGGCGGGCTTTGATCCGGCGCAGTACACCACGGGCGTGGATTTCACGGCCAATACGTTCACGGTTTATAACCGCCTCGTCGAATTCGAACGCGGCGGCACGAAAGTCGAGCCGGGCCTCGCAGAAAAGTGGGATGTCTCGCCGGACGGCAAGACGTACACGTTCCATCTGCGCCACGGCGTCAAGTTCCACACCACGTCATGGTTCAAGCCGACCCGCGAATTCAACGCGGATGACGTCGTGTTCACGTTCCAGCGCATGCTGGACACGAACCAGCCGTTCCGCAAGGCTTACCCGGTGCAGTTCCCGTACTTCACCGACATGGGCCTCGACAAGCTGATCGACAAGGTCGAAAAGGTCGACCCGTACACGGTCAAGTTCACGCTGAAGGAAGTCAACGCGCCGTTCATCCAGAATCTGGCAATGGAATACGCGTCGGTCCTGTCGGCTGAATACGCGGATTCGCTGCTGAAGGATGGCAAGGCCGCCGACATCAACCAGAAGCCGGTTGGCACGGGCCCGTTCATTTTCCGCAGCTACACGAAGGACGCGACGATCCGTTTCGACGGCAATCCGGATTACTGGAAGCCGAACACGGTCAAGATCTCGAAGCTGATCTTCTCGATCACGCCGGATGCCGGCGTGCGCGTGCAGAAGCTCAAGGCCGGCGAATGCCAGGTGATGAGCTATCCGCGTCCCGCCGACATCGCGCCCCTGAAGGCCGATTCGAACATCGACATGCCGTCGCAGCCGGGCTTCAACCTGGGCTATCTGGCGTACAACGTGTCGCACAAGCCGGTCGACAAGCTCGAAGTGCGTCAGGCGCTCGACATGGCGATCAACAAGAAGGCGATCATCGATTCCGTCTACCAGGGCGCAGGCCAGGCCGCGACGAATCCGATGCCGCCTACGCAATGGTCGTACGACAAGAGCCTGAAGCTCCCCGCTTACGACACGGAAAAGGCCAAGGCGCTGCTCGCCAAGGCTGGCTTCCCGAACGGTTTCGACATCACGCTGTGGGCCATGCCCGTGCAGCGCGCGTACAACCCGAACGGCAAGCTGATGGCGGAAATGATCCAGGCCGACTGGGCCAAGATCGGCGTGAAGGCGAAGATCGTCACGTACGAATGGGGAGAGTACATCAAGCGCGCGCACGCGGGCGAAGACGACACGATGCTGATCGGCTGGACGGGCGACAACGGCGACCCGGACAACTGGCTCGGTACGCTGCTCGGCTGCGACGCAGTGAACGGCAACAACTTCTCGAAGTGGTGCTACAAGCCGTTCGACGAACTCGTGCAGAAGGGCCGTGAAACGACGGGCCAGGCAGATCGCACGAAGGCGTATGTGCAGGCGCAGCAGATCTTCGCGCAGCAACTGCCGTTCTCGCCGATCGCTCACTCGACGGTGTATCAGCCGGTGAGCAAGAAGGTTGTCGACATGCGCATCGAGCCGCTCGGCTACGCGCGCTTCGACGGCGTCAGCATGAAGTAA
- the metF gene encoding methylenetetrahydrofolate reductase [NAD(P)H], which translates to MNPIELSFEFFPPKTQEGLDKLRATRAELLPLKPKFVSVTFGAGGSTQQGTLDTVLDMAKDGLEAAPHLSCIGSSRESLRAILNEYRSHGIRHIVALRGDLPSGMGAVGELRYASELVSFIRAEFGDWFRIEVAGYPEYHPQSRSPKHDLENFARKVKAGANSAITQYFFNADAYFRFVDDAHKLGVDVPIVPGIMPITNFSQLMRFSEMCGAEVPRWVARRLESFGDDRESIRAFGLDVVADLCRRLVEAKVPGLHFYTLNGSAATKAICERLGV; encoded by the coding sequence ATGAACCCCATCGAACTTTCATTCGAATTCTTCCCGCCGAAGACACAGGAAGGGCTCGACAAGCTGCGTGCGACGCGCGCAGAACTGTTGCCGCTCAAGCCCAAGTTCGTGTCCGTCACGTTCGGCGCCGGCGGTTCGACCCAGCAAGGCACGCTCGACACGGTGCTCGACATGGCGAAGGACGGCCTCGAAGCCGCGCCGCACCTGTCGTGCATTGGCTCGTCGAGGGAAAGCCTGCGCGCGATTCTCAACGAATATCGCTCGCACGGCATCCGCCATATCGTCGCGTTGCGCGGTGATTTGCCGTCGGGCATGGGCGCAGTCGGCGAGTTGCGCTACGCGTCGGAACTGGTGAGTTTTATTCGCGCCGAATTCGGCGACTGGTTCCGCATCGAAGTGGCGGGATATCCCGAGTATCACCCGCAGTCGCGTTCACCGAAGCATGATCTCGAGAACTTCGCGCGCAAGGTGAAGGCGGGTGCCAATTCGGCGATCACGCAGTACTTCTTTAACGCTGACGCGTATTTCCGTTTTGTCGACGATGCGCACAAGCTTGGTGTTGATGTGCCTATCGTGCCGGGCATCATGCCTATCACGAACTTTTCGCAGTTGATGCGGTTCTCCGAAATGTGCGGTGCTGAAGTGCCGCGATGGGTCGCGCGACGGCTCGAAAGTTTTGGTGATGACCGCGAGTCGATTCGGGCGTTTGGGCTCGATGTGGTGGCGGATCTTTGTCGTCGGCTTGTTGAGGCGAAGGTGCCGGGGCTGCATTTTTATACCCTTAACGGGTCGGCTGCTACTAAGGCTATTTGCGAGCGGTTGGGCGTCTGA
- a CDS encoding TraB/GumN family protein, with product MHERVAARDVARRHARRLHVNHAGGARVALTPRRVARVLMGALLAVAAQCVLLPHPFSSFDPIASAHAAGAAANTPVQGAQANQVGRPAVPVPHTPSPPRATLPGFNPPPSYASGTTASGPVRAQPARMPFYVATRGKTTIYLLGTLHVGDPNDYPPNQPFRAPILGALAASPTLALELSPDDLLVSQDDVSKYGICTYECLPKLLPEPLWHKLAMRLRGNPAALDEIRKMRPWLASLLVETYDSLSAGLQTEYGTEAQLQNVYLRQKGKIVGLETLGEQMRAFTGLTLAQQREMLAQDLVQTPAENVADVQTLHRLWRVGDADAISAWEAAKSEKLARDKRISAQVDNKILFDRNRRFVNRMVLIAAPNKPVFVAIGALHLGGQKGVLQLLRQRGFVVEPY from the coding sequence ATGCATGAACGGGTGGCGGCGCGTGATGTTGCGCGCCGTCACGCGCGTCGTTTGCATGTGAATCATGCGGGCGGCGCGCGCGTTGCGCTTACGCCCCGGCGGGTCGCGCGCGTCCTGATGGGCGCGCTGCTCGCCGTGGCGGCGCAATGCGTTTTGCTTCCACACCCATTCAGTTCGTTCGATCCGATCGCCTCCGCGCATGCGGCAGGCGCCGCGGCGAATACCCCCGTGCAGGGCGCGCAGGCCAATCAGGTTGGCCGCCCGGCCGTCCCCGTGCCGCACACGCCGTCGCCACCGCGCGCGACGCTGCCGGGTTTCAATCCGCCGCCTTCGTATGCAAGCGGCACCACGGCGAGCGGTCCGGTGCGCGCGCAACCGGCGCGCATGCCTTTCTATGTCGCGACACGCGGCAAGACCACGATTTACCTTCTGGGCACGCTGCATGTCGGCGATCCCAACGACTATCCACCCAACCAGCCATTCCGTGCGCCGATTCTCGGTGCACTAGCCGCATCGCCCACGCTGGCGCTCGAACTGTCGCCCGACGATCTGCTCGTCTCGCAGGACGATGTGTCGAAATACGGCATCTGCACGTATGAATGTCTGCCGAAGCTGTTGCCCGAGCCGCTGTGGCACAAGCTCGCGATGCGTCTGCGCGGCAATCCCGCTGCGCTCGACGAAATCCGCAAGATGCGGCCGTGGCTCGCCTCCCTGCTGGTCGAAACCTACGATTCGCTGAGCGCCGGGCTGCAGACGGAGTACGGCACGGAAGCGCAGTTGCAGAACGTGTATCTGCGGCAGAAGGGAAAGATTGTCGGGCTGGAGACGCTCGGCGAGCAGATGCGGGCGTTCACGGGGCTCACGCTCGCGCAGCAGCGCGAAATGCTCGCGCAGGATCTCGTGCAGACGCCCGCCGAGAATGTCGCCGATGTGCAGACCTTGCACCGGCTATGGCGCGTCGGCGATGCGGACGCGATTTCCGCGTGGGAAGCGGCGAAGTCGGAGAAACTCGCGCGCGACAAGCGCATCTCCGCGCAGGTCGACAACAAGATACTGTTCGATCGCAACCGGCGCTTCGTCAACCGGATGGTACTGATCGCGGCGCCGAACAAACCGGTGTTCGTCGCGATCGGCGCGCTGCAT